A single window of Bacteroidales bacterium DNA harbors:
- a CDS encoding alpha-L-fucosidase, which produces KLEQSENGFIKSRVVSQDIKMDELVEKCREEQPGLIVVDRAVPGPNQNYLTPENRVPEKTLPYPWESCIISGGGWSYTPDANYMSGREAVHMLIDIVAKGGNLLLNVAPGPDGNWQQGAYDLLEQIGNWMDVNQEAIYDSEPIMPYKEDNICMTRQPDGTVHYFYLAGPQEELPETVEIRSHKPVPDAAVTLLGADVELEWKEKEYGFEIHVPEELRNSPPCKYAWTFEVSGIQNDF; this is translated from the coding sequence GAAAGCTTGAACAGAGTGAAAATGGCTTCATCAAGTCGAGGGTAGTCAGTCAGGACATCAAAATGGATGAGCTGGTTGAGAAATGCCGGGAAGAGCAGCCCGGGCTGATTGTGGTGGACCGTGCAGTGCCGGGACCGAATCAGAATTATCTTACCCCGGAAAACCGGGTACCTGAAAAGACCTTGCCTTATCCCTGGGAGTCCTGCATCATTTCCGGGGGTGGCTGGTCGTATACCCCCGATGCCAATTACATGAGCGGTCGTGAAGCCGTGCATATGCTTATCGACATCGTGGCCAAAGGAGGGAATCTGCTGCTGAATGTTGCCCCCGGCCCGGACGGCAACTGGCAACAGGGCGCCTATGACCTTCTGGAGCAAATAGGCAACTGGATGGATGTCAATCAGGAGGCCATATATGATTCGGAGCCCATCATGCCGTATAAGGAGGATAACATTTGTATGACCAGGCAGCCCGACGGCACAGTGCATTATTTTTATCTGGCCGGGCCGCAGGAGGAGCTGCCGGAAACGGTTGAAATCAGATCGCATAAACCTGTACCGGATGCTGCGGTTACTTTGCTGGGAGCCGATGTGGAGCTTGAATGGAAAGAAAAAGAATACGGATTCGAAATTCATGTTCCGGAAGAATTGCGAAACAGTCCACCCTGCAAATATGCATGGACATTTGAGGTTTCCGGGATTCAAAATGATTTTTAA